Proteins encoded by one window of Venturia canescens isolate UGA chromosome 2, ASM1945775v1, whole genome shotgun sequence:
- the LOC122405831 gene encoding uncharacterized protein, with amino-acid sequence MQNSKKSKGTSCRIDCVGRKAKFSDANNSNKCRAKRNKKYRIKRQYLVYEPEEEIWHEPYMQSLKNQFSPTSVQCDSNIEFPWQDIAVMVVDDKKTRDSKKCDESGLLDGEASKLRKAGSTGLMKLPWEDLVIGEGISNVRDRKINEIATCDSSLEIPWSDLILEGTLKIESSSEVESCRGNQFEVPWDAILVPKNLIIEPLATKKHPSSKIPSKKYRKRTEHRRCPPECSKNK; translated from the coding sequence atgcaaaattcaaaaaaatcgaaaggtACAAGTTGTCGCATAGATTGTGTCGGTCGTAAGGCAAAATTTAGCGATGCCAATAACTCGAATAAATGTCGTGCCAAGAGAAATAAGAAATACCGAATAAAACGCCAATATCTCGTTTACGAGCCGGAAGAGGAGATATGGCACGAGCCTTACATGcaatctttgaaaaatcaattttcaccgACATCCGTACAATGTGACTCAAATATTGAATTTCCCTGGCAAGATATTGCGGTTATGGTCGTTGACGATAAGAAGACACGAGACAGTAAAAAATGCGATGAATCAGGGCTGCTCGATGGCGAAGCCTCGAAACTAAGAAAAGCAGGTTCAACAGGACTCATGAAATTACCTTGGGAGGATTTGGTGATCGGGGAGGGGATTTCGAACGTCCGAGAccgtaaaattaatgaaattgcTACCTGTGACTCGTCCTTGGAAATTCCCTGGAGCGATTTGATTCTGGAGGGGACTTTAAAAATCGAGTCATCGTCGGAAGTCGAATCCTGTAGGGGAAATCAGTTCGAAGTACCATGGGACGCCATTTTGGTACCGAAAAACCTTATTATCGAGCCCCTCGCCACTAAAAAACATCCGTCTTCGAAAATaccctcgaaaaaatatagaaaaagaaCGGAACATCGACGCTGCCCTCCGGAGTGttccaaaaataaataa
- the eff gene encoding ubiquitin-conjugating enzyme E2-17 kDa — translation MALKRINKELQDLGRDPPAQCSAGPVGDDLFHWQATIMGPPDSPYQGGVFFLTIHFPTDYPFKPPKVAFTTRIYHPNINSNGSICLDILRSQWSPALTISKVLLSICSLLCDPNPDDPLVPEIARIYKTDREKYNELAREWSRKYAM, via the exons atggctttaaaacgaattaacaag GAACTTCAGGACCTTGGAAGAGATCCACCTGCACAATGCTCCGCTGGACCTGTAGGAGACGATT tatTCCACTGGCAGGCCACTATTATGGGACCA cCTGACAGTCCGTATCAAGGAGGGGTATTTTTCCTCACAATTCACTTCCCCACAGACTATCCTTTCAAACCTCCCAAG GTTGCTTTCACAACCAGAATTTATCACCCTAACATAAACAGTAATGGAAGTATCTGCTTGGATATATTGAGATCGCAATGGTCTCCTGCACTTACTATTTCAAAGG TGTTACTCTCAATATGCTCTCTATTGTGTGATCCAAATCCCGACGATCCGCTCGTACCGGAAATAGCAAGGATATACAAAACCGACAGGGAGAAATACAACGAATTGGCGCGCGAATGGTCGCGCAAATATGCCATGTGA